One window of the Corticium candelabrum chromosome 7, ooCorCand1.1, whole genome shotgun sequence genome contains the following:
- the LOC134182020 gene encoding uncharacterized protein LOC134182020 isoform X1, protein MGSSCLWLAVALLAVRQIAVRCCNDPYYGLYCQDMCGANFTAASGYIRPPGYDSSNEEYFNSVVCVWNIVPQEENVSVIITFDHFSTETCCDYLYVSSDPSFASKNLVARYRGRKAYELIYEAPLYLKFRSDGSVTQRAFILRYQTISGKPPEFLLQAEDQTVTQGDHVLLPCNVTGIPPPVVTWYKDEIEIQSRSNFLSQFQLQGNNLVINNVTEDDAGYFKCRAQNYLNYTEQLVFLKVTALPTFVIQPTSVHFDSLLPAGYGQGSFSLYTDGLQATFLCQVYNGRITWKKDGKVVASTSSSLGWHTVKPVRMSDEGNYTCEASNIYGKVESRAASLTIGRSVLCCVYLHFQGSVKYITGTKVELFLSFQSSEYRLATASVTKDGYRYSLATYSNRSDQQHLRTTNVAISLGHLSELQTGVYGWKLYMTASALRTNILPNIVVSSFMPVILQGNFPFLKFVTTMYLYNRYCHVGPPRVTLTPSVSLVRNYLYGKQTIACSVEPPSSSLSIRWFKNADQLLYGRSFRMESGYSKSYLLTFNEINTTHYTCSARNSAGMITNATVSVVVRGVLGGWSWWTEDSPCSVSCGPIPGFRIRTRRCYNATGCSGMGINITTCYSFRLCLPVKTTSASPTVETTTVETTSAAVETTSAAVKTTSAAVETTSAAVETTTDAAVATETPSFVSSSLPMSTQKIETPQTISDASNNIVITAVVCIIPTAIVTAVVTVAIIYCILKRKSSGCDDPPREDRQDVGRSGTTVSAHNRYDSAVTFSKKNKAKIERAEASHPETVTNSEENYERLQPVSGVRTLPARQARPFGNEMGYKHPRPQATYDQPSTIVRSFNESVSYVNTPIQRSSQTQQRYEKDGYVEPAACQPSRKH, encoded by the exons ATGGGTTCTTCCTGCTTGTGGCTTGCAGTGGCGTTGCTCGCCGTCAGACAGATCGCAGTCAGAT GCTGCAACGATCCTTATTACGGTCTTTATTGTCAGG ATATGTGTGGAGCTAATTTTACAGCAGCTTCAGGCTATATTCGTCCTCCTGGGTACGACTCTTCAAACGAAGAGTATTTCAACTCAGTGGTATGCGTTTGGAATATTGTTCCTCAAGAGGAGAACgtgtctgtcatcatcaccTTTGACCATTTTTCTACTGAGACTTGTTGCGACTATCTGTACGTTTCGTCTGACCCGTCTTTCGCCTCCAAGAATTTGGTGGCTCGTTATAGAGGAAGGAAAGCTTACGAATTAATTTACGAAGCACCTCTATATCTCAAGTTTCGCTCCGATGGTTCAGTAACACAGCGAGCATTCATTTTACGCTACCAAACTATTTCCG GAAAGCCCCCGGAATTCCTTTTGCAAGCGGAAGACCAGACTGTCACACAAGGTGACCATGTGTTGCTACCCTGTAACGTGACCGGAATACCACCACCTGTTGTGACGTGGTACAAAGACGAGATAGAAATTCAATCTCGCTCCAATTTTCTCTCTCAATTTCAATTGCAAGGAAATAATCTAGTTATAAATAACGTAACTGAAGACGACGCTGGCTATTTCAAATGCAGAGCTCAAAACTATTTGAACTACACCGAACAACTTGTTTTTCTAAAAGTTACTG CGTTGCCAACATTCGTAATTCAACCAACGTCAGTCCACTTCGATTCACTACTGCCTGCTGGCTATGGACAAGGTTCGTTTTCTTTATACACAGACGGGCTGCAGGCCACATTTCTTTGTCAAGTTTACAATGGTAGAATCACGTGGAAAAAG GATGGCAAAGTTGTTGCCAGTACGTCTTCATCGCTTGGCTGGCACACAGTCAAACCAGTCAGAATGTCTGATGAGGGAAACTATACGTGTGAAGCATCTAATATTTATGGAAAGGTAGAGTCACGTGCTGCTTCATTAACAATAG GAAGGAGTGTCCTTTGTTGTGTATACTTGCACTTCCAAGGGTCAGTTAAATACATTACTGGAACTAAGGTGGAGTTGTTTCTCTCATTTCAGTCGTCAGAGTATAGGCTAGCTACAGCATCAGTGACAAAAGACGGTTATCGATACTCTTTAGCCACATATTCAAATAGGTCCGATCAACAACACCTTCGTACAACTAACGTTGCTATCAGTCTTGGACATTTGTCGGAATTACAAACGGGCGTCTATGGCTGGAAATTGTATATGACTGCTTCAGCATTACGGACAAACATTTTGCCTAACATTGTAGTAAGTTCATTTATGCCCGTCATACTTCAAGGTAACTTTCCATTCCTTAAATTTGTGACAACaatgtatttatataatagATATTGTCATGTAGGACCACCTCGCGTAACTCTTACTCCTTCTGTGTCACTCGTTAGAAACTATTTGTACGGAAAGCAAACTATAGCTTGCTCTGTAGAGCCTCCTTCTTCTTCACTATCTATTCGCTGGTTTAAGAATGCTGATCAGTTATTGTATGGTCGCAGTTTTAGGATGGAAAGCGGTTACTCGAAATCTTACCTCCTAACATTCAATGAGATCAACACGACACATTACACTTGCAGTGCAAGAAACTCGGCCGGAATGATTACAAATGCTACTGTATCAGTTGTAGTCAGAG GCGTACTCGGTGGATGGAGTTGGTGGACTGAGGATTCTCCGTGTAGCGTCAGTTGTGGGCCTATACCAGGATTTAGAATTAGAACACGTCGCTGCTACAACGCAACTGGCTGTTCTGGCATGGGTATTAATATAACAACTTGCTACTCATTTCGGCTTTGTTTGCCAG TGAAGACAACATCAGCTTCTCCAACAGTAGAGACAACAACAG TGGAGACAACATCAGCTGCTGTGGAGACAACATCAGCTGCTGTGAAGACAACATCAGCTGCTGTGGAGACAACATCAGCTGCTGTAGAGACAACAACAG ATGCGGCTGTTGCTACAGAAACGCCGTCTTTTGTTTCAAGTTCACTGCCAATGTCTACTCAAAAGATAGAAACCCCTCAAACAATTTCCGATGCAA GCAATAATATTGTTATAACAGCAGTGGTGTGTATCATTCCAACAGCAATCGTCACTGCTGTAGTGACGGTTGccataatatactgcatattAAAACGAAAGAGCAGTGGCTGTGATGACCCACCGagagaagacagacaagatgTAGGAAGATCTGGTACAACCGTCTCCGCCCACAACCGATACGATTCTGCAGTTACTTTTAGTAAGAAGAATAAAGCCAAAATTGAAAGAGCAGAAGCATCTCATCCAGAAACTGTCACGAATTCTGAAGAGAACTATGAAAGGCTGCAGCCGGTGTCAGGGGTGCGAACACTTCCAGCACGCCAAGCGCGACCGTTTGGCAATGAAATGGGTTACAAGCATCCTAGACCTCAAGCAACTTACGACCAACCGTCTACCATTGTCAGGTCATTTAACGAATCAGTGAGCTATGTTAACACACCAATTCAACGCTCTTCACAAACTCAGCAACGATACGAGAAAGACGGATATGTCGAACCGGCAGCGTGTCAACCGAGTAGGAAGCATTGA
- the LOC134182020 gene encoding uncharacterized protein LOC134182020 isoform X2 encodes MGSSCLWLAVALLAVRQIAVRCCNDPYYGLYCQDMCGANFTAASGYIRPPGYDSSNEEYFNSVVCVWNIVPQEENVSVIITFDHFSTETCCDYLYVSSDPSFASKNLVARYRGRKAYELIYEAPLYLKFRSDGSVTQRAFILRYQTISGKPPEFLLQAEDQTVTQGDHVLLPCNVTGIPPPVVTWYKDEIEIQSRSNFLSQFQLQGNNLVINNVTEDDAGYFKCRAQNYLNYTEQLVFLKVTALPTFVIQPTSVHFDSLLPAGYGQGSFSLYTDGLQATFLCQVYNGRITWKKDGKVVASTSSSLGWHTVKPVRMSDEGNYTCEASNIYGKVESRAASLTIGRSVLCCVYLHFQGSVKYITGTKVELFLSFQSSEYRLATASVTKDGYRYSLATYSNRSDQQHLRTTNVAISLGHLSELQTGVYGWKLYMTASALRTNILPNIVVSSFMPVILQGNFPFLKFVTTMYLYNRYCHVGPPRVTLTPSVSLVRNYLYGKQTIACSVEPPSSSLSIRWFKNADQLLYGRSFRMESGYSKSYLLTFNEINTTHYTCSARNSAGMITNATVSVVVRGVLGGWSWWTEDSPCSVSCGPIPGFRIRTRRCYNATGCSGMGINITTCYSFRLCLPVKTTSASPTVETTTVETTSAAVETTSAAVKTTSAAVETTSAAVETTTETPSFVSSSLPMSTQKIETPQTISDASNNIVITAVVCIIPTAIVTAVVTVAIIYCILKRKSSGCDDPPREDRQDVGRSGTTVSAHNRYDSAVTFSKKNKAKIERAEASHPETVTNSEENYERLQPVSGVRTLPARQARPFGNEMGYKHPRPQATYDQPSTIVRSFNESVSYVNTPIQRSSQTQQRYEKDGYVEPAACQPSRKH; translated from the exons ATGGGTTCTTCCTGCTTGTGGCTTGCAGTGGCGTTGCTCGCCGTCAGACAGATCGCAGTCAGAT GCTGCAACGATCCTTATTACGGTCTTTATTGTCAGG ATATGTGTGGAGCTAATTTTACAGCAGCTTCAGGCTATATTCGTCCTCCTGGGTACGACTCTTCAAACGAAGAGTATTTCAACTCAGTGGTATGCGTTTGGAATATTGTTCCTCAAGAGGAGAACgtgtctgtcatcatcaccTTTGACCATTTTTCTACTGAGACTTGTTGCGACTATCTGTACGTTTCGTCTGACCCGTCTTTCGCCTCCAAGAATTTGGTGGCTCGTTATAGAGGAAGGAAAGCTTACGAATTAATTTACGAAGCACCTCTATATCTCAAGTTTCGCTCCGATGGTTCAGTAACACAGCGAGCATTCATTTTACGCTACCAAACTATTTCCG GAAAGCCCCCGGAATTCCTTTTGCAAGCGGAAGACCAGACTGTCACACAAGGTGACCATGTGTTGCTACCCTGTAACGTGACCGGAATACCACCACCTGTTGTGACGTGGTACAAAGACGAGATAGAAATTCAATCTCGCTCCAATTTTCTCTCTCAATTTCAATTGCAAGGAAATAATCTAGTTATAAATAACGTAACTGAAGACGACGCTGGCTATTTCAAATGCAGAGCTCAAAACTATTTGAACTACACCGAACAACTTGTTTTTCTAAAAGTTACTG CGTTGCCAACATTCGTAATTCAACCAACGTCAGTCCACTTCGATTCACTACTGCCTGCTGGCTATGGACAAGGTTCGTTTTCTTTATACACAGACGGGCTGCAGGCCACATTTCTTTGTCAAGTTTACAATGGTAGAATCACGTGGAAAAAG GATGGCAAAGTTGTTGCCAGTACGTCTTCATCGCTTGGCTGGCACACAGTCAAACCAGTCAGAATGTCTGATGAGGGAAACTATACGTGTGAAGCATCTAATATTTATGGAAAGGTAGAGTCACGTGCTGCTTCATTAACAATAG GAAGGAGTGTCCTTTGTTGTGTATACTTGCACTTCCAAGGGTCAGTTAAATACATTACTGGAACTAAGGTGGAGTTGTTTCTCTCATTTCAGTCGTCAGAGTATAGGCTAGCTACAGCATCAGTGACAAAAGACGGTTATCGATACTCTTTAGCCACATATTCAAATAGGTCCGATCAACAACACCTTCGTACAACTAACGTTGCTATCAGTCTTGGACATTTGTCGGAATTACAAACGGGCGTCTATGGCTGGAAATTGTATATGACTGCTTCAGCATTACGGACAAACATTTTGCCTAACATTGTAGTAAGTTCATTTATGCCCGTCATACTTCAAGGTAACTTTCCATTCCTTAAATTTGTGACAACaatgtatttatataatagATATTGTCATGTAGGACCACCTCGCGTAACTCTTACTCCTTCTGTGTCACTCGTTAGAAACTATTTGTACGGAAAGCAAACTATAGCTTGCTCTGTAGAGCCTCCTTCTTCTTCACTATCTATTCGCTGGTTTAAGAATGCTGATCAGTTATTGTATGGTCGCAGTTTTAGGATGGAAAGCGGTTACTCGAAATCTTACCTCCTAACATTCAATGAGATCAACACGACACATTACACTTGCAGTGCAAGAAACTCGGCCGGAATGATTACAAATGCTACTGTATCAGTTGTAGTCAGAG GCGTACTCGGTGGATGGAGTTGGTGGACTGAGGATTCTCCGTGTAGCGTCAGTTGTGGGCCTATACCAGGATTTAGAATTAGAACACGTCGCTGCTACAACGCAACTGGCTGTTCTGGCATGGGTATTAATATAACAACTTGCTACTCATTTCGGCTTTGTTTGCCAG TGAAGACAACATCAGCTTCTCCAACAGTAGAGACAACAACAG TGGAGACAACATCAGCTGCTGTGGAGACAACATCAGCTGCTGTGAAGACAACATCAGCTGCTGTGGAGACAACATCAGCTGCTGTAGAGACAACAACAG AAACGCCGTCTTTTGTTTCAAGTTCACTGCCAATGTCTACTCAAAAGATAGAAACCCCTCAAACAATTTCCGATGCAA GCAATAATATTGTTATAACAGCAGTGGTGTGTATCATTCCAACAGCAATCGTCACTGCTGTAGTGACGGTTGccataatatactgcatattAAAACGAAAGAGCAGTGGCTGTGATGACCCACCGagagaagacagacaagatgTAGGAAGATCTGGTACAACCGTCTCCGCCCACAACCGATACGATTCTGCAGTTACTTTTAGTAAGAAGAATAAAGCCAAAATTGAAAGAGCAGAAGCATCTCATCCAGAAACTGTCACGAATTCTGAAGAGAACTATGAAAGGCTGCAGCCGGTGTCAGGGGTGCGAACACTTCCAGCACGCCAAGCGCGACCGTTTGGCAATGAAATGGGTTACAAGCATCCTAGACCTCAAGCAACTTACGACCAACCGTCTACCATTGTCAGGTCATTTAACGAATCAGTGAGCTATGTTAACACACCAATTCAACGCTCTTCACAAACTCAGCAACGATACGAGAAAGACGGATATGTCGAACCGGCAGCGTGTCAACCGAGTAGGAAGCATTGA
- the LOC134182020 gene encoding uncharacterized protein LOC134182020 isoform X3, producing the protein MGSSCLWLAVALLAVRQIAVRCCNDPYYGLYCQDMCGANFTAASGYIRPPGYDSSNEEYFNSVVCVWNIVPQEENVSVIITFDHFSTETCCDYLYVSSDPSFASKNLVARYRGRKAYELIYEAPLYLKFRSDGSVTQRAFILRYQTISGKPPEFLLQAEDQTVTQGDHVLLPCNVTGIPPPVVTWYKDEIEIQSRSNFLSQFQLQGNNLVINNVTEDDAGYFKCRAQNYLNYTEQLVFLKVTALPTFVIQPTSVHFDSLLPAGYGQGSFSLYTDGLQATFLCQVYNGRITWKKDGKVVASTSSSLGWHTVKPVRMSDEGNYTCEASNIYGKVESRAASLTIGRSVLCCVYLHFQGSVKYITGTKVELFLSFQSSEYRLATASVTKDGYRYSLATYSNRSDQQHLRTTNVAISLGHLSELQTGVYGWKLYMTASALRTNILPNIVVSSFMPVILQGPPRVTLTPSVSLVRNYLYGKQTIACSVEPPSSSLSIRWFKNADQLLYGRSFRMESGYSKSYLLTFNEINTTHYTCSARNSAGMITNATVSVVVRGVLGGWSWWTEDSPCSVSCGPIPGFRIRTRRCYNATGCSGMGINITTCYSFRLCLPVKTTSASPTVETTTVETTSAAVETTSAAVKTTSAAVETTSAAVETTTDAAVATETPSFVSSSLPMSTQKIETPQTISDASNNIVITAVVCIIPTAIVTAVVTVAIIYCILKRKSSGCDDPPREDRQDVGRSGTTVSAHNRYDSAVTFSKKNKAKIERAEASHPETVTNSEENYERLQPVSGVRTLPARQARPFGNEMGYKHPRPQATYDQPSTIVRSFNESVSYVNTPIQRSSQTQQRYEKDGYVEPAACQPSRKH; encoded by the exons ATGGGTTCTTCCTGCTTGTGGCTTGCAGTGGCGTTGCTCGCCGTCAGACAGATCGCAGTCAGAT GCTGCAACGATCCTTATTACGGTCTTTATTGTCAGG ATATGTGTGGAGCTAATTTTACAGCAGCTTCAGGCTATATTCGTCCTCCTGGGTACGACTCTTCAAACGAAGAGTATTTCAACTCAGTGGTATGCGTTTGGAATATTGTTCCTCAAGAGGAGAACgtgtctgtcatcatcaccTTTGACCATTTTTCTACTGAGACTTGTTGCGACTATCTGTACGTTTCGTCTGACCCGTCTTTCGCCTCCAAGAATTTGGTGGCTCGTTATAGAGGAAGGAAAGCTTACGAATTAATTTACGAAGCACCTCTATATCTCAAGTTTCGCTCCGATGGTTCAGTAACACAGCGAGCATTCATTTTACGCTACCAAACTATTTCCG GAAAGCCCCCGGAATTCCTTTTGCAAGCGGAAGACCAGACTGTCACACAAGGTGACCATGTGTTGCTACCCTGTAACGTGACCGGAATACCACCACCTGTTGTGACGTGGTACAAAGACGAGATAGAAATTCAATCTCGCTCCAATTTTCTCTCTCAATTTCAATTGCAAGGAAATAATCTAGTTATAAATAACGTAACTGAAGACGACGCTGGCTATTTCAAATGCAGAGCTCAAAACTATTTGAACTACACCGAACAACTTGTTTTTCTAAAAGTTACTG CGTTGCCAACATTCGTAATTCAACCAACGTCAGTCCACTTCGATTCACTACTGCCTGCTGGCTATGGACAAGGTTCGTTTTCTTTATACACAGACGGGCTGCAGGCCACATTTCTTTGTCAAGTTTACAATGGTAGAATCACGTGGAAAAAG GATGGCAAAGTTGTTGCCAGTACGTCTTCATCGCTTGGCTGGCACACAGTCAAACCAGTCAGAATGTCTGATGAGGGAAACTATACGTGTGAAGCATCTAATATTTATGGAAAGGTAGAGTCACGTGCTGCTTCATTAACAATAG GAAGGAGTGTCCTTTGTTGTGTATACTTGCACTTCCAAGGGTCAGTTAAATACATTACTGGAACTAAGGTGGAGTTGTTTCTCTCATTTCAGTCGTCAGAGTATAGGCTAGCTACAGCATCAGTGACAAAAGACGGTTATCGATACTCTTTAGCCACATATTCAAATAGGTCCGATCAACAACACCTTCGTACAACTAACGTTGCTATCAGTCTTGGACATTTGTCGGAATTACAAACGGGCGTCTATGGCTGGAAATTGTATATGACTGCTTCAGCATTACGGACAAACATTTTGCCTAACATTGTAGTAAGTTCATTTATGCCCGTCATACTTCAAG GACCACCTCGCGTAACTCTTACTCCTTCTGTGTCACTCGTTAGAAACTATTTGTACGGAAAGCAAACTATAGCTTGCTCTGTAGAGCCTCCTTCTTCTTCACTATCTATTCGCTGGTTTAAGAATGCTGATCAGTTATTGTATGGTCGCAGTTTTAGGATGGAAAGCGGTTACTCGAAATCTTACCTCCTAACATTCAATGAGATCAACACGACACATTACACTTGCAGTGCAAGAAACTCGGCCGGAATGATTACAAATGCTACTGTATCAGTTGTAGTCAGAG GCGTACTCGGTGGATGGAGTTGGTGGACTGAGGATTCTCCGTGTAGCGTCAGTTGTGGGCCTATACCAGGATTTAGAATTAGAACACGTCGCTGCTACAACGCAACTGGCTGTTCTGGCATGGGTATTAATATAACAACTTGCTACTCATTTCGGCTTTGTTTGCCAG TGAAGACAACATCAGCTTCTCCAACAGTAGAGACAACAACAG TGGAGACAACATCAGCTGCTGTGGAGACAACATCAGCTGCTGTGAAGACAACATCAGCTGCTGTGGAGACAACATCAGCTGCTGTAGAGACAACAACAG ATGCGGCTGTTGCTACAGAAACGCCGTCTTTTGTTTCAAGTTCACTGCCAATGTCTACTCAAAAGATAGAAACCCCTCAAACAATTTCCGATGCAA GCAATAATATTGTTATAACAGCAGTGGTGTGTATCATTCCAACAGCAATCGTCACTGCTGTAGTGACGGTTGccataatatactgcatattAAAACGAAAGAGCAGTGGCTGTGATGACCCACCGagagaagacagacaagatgTAGGAAGATCTGGTACAACCGTCTCCGCCCACAACCGATACGATTCTGCAGTTACTTTTAGTAAGAAGAATAAAGCCAAAATTGAAAGAGCAGAAGCATCTCATCCAGAAACTGTCACGAATTCTGAAGAGAACTATGAAAGGCTGCAGCCGGTGTCAGGGGTGCGAACACTTCCAGCACGCCAAGCGCGACCGTTTGGCAATGAAATGGGTTACAAGCATCCTAGACCTCAAGCAACTTACGACCAACCGTCTACCATTGTCAGGTCATTTAACGAATCAGTGAGCTATGTTAACACACCAATTCAACGCTCTTCACAAACTCAGCAACGATACGAGAAAGACGGATATGTCGAACCGGCAGCGTGTCAACCGAGTAGGAAGCATTGA
- the LOC134182671 gene encoding uncharacterized protein LOC134182671, which yields MKRALEHELKAEKEKAASSRRNDKARCDKPPLVLPRPVPAHALSMPANVSAPESDGVYATDEYDHEYDYVQPQPLAAGYVNNYRSYVPMSHPQDGKFPEQGSRASFQSREYQELEGYDSPKAYDVPDNPVNDFIPV from the coding sequence ATGAAACGAGCACTCGAACACGAGCTGAAAGCGGAGAAAGAGAAAGCAGCTAGCAGTCGCCGCAATGACAAGGCGAGATGCGACAAACCACCTCTCGTCTTACCGAGACCAGTGCCTGCGCATGCTCTGTCAATGCCGGCAAATGTCAGCGCACCGGAAAGTGACGGAGTCTACGCAACAGACGAATACGATCACGAGTATGACTATGTTCAGCCCCAACCGCTTGCTGCTGGTTACGTAAACAACTATCGAAGCTACGTACCAATGTCGCACCCACAAGATGGAAAGTTTCCTGAACAAGGCAGCCGTGCGTCTTTTCAGTCGCGAGAATATCAAGAACTAGAAGGATACGATTCCCCCAAGGCCTACGACGTTCCGGACAATCCAGTGAATGACTTTATTCCAGTGTAG
- the LOC134182004 gene encoding diacylglycerol O-acyltransferase 2-like: MPFGITFAPINVPLRRRLQTLAVVHYVVIFLMSIGPAIPWLLITALLVFAPILSPLIISYLFWIYVWDRQTAHRGGRRLSFMRRLSLWTYFRDFFPIDLLKTSDLDPSNNYIFCCHPHGIFSIGHFATFGTEGTGFSEKYPGITPHLMTLDVNLKAPLLRDYIMAAGVCASSKESCLHCLNSGPGHSVALVVGGAAESLEARPGSTTLVLKDRRGFVKIALMTGASLVPVYAFGENNLYKQVDNPPGSLLRRVQGRIKKTMGFAPPVFYGRGIFNYTLGLLPHRHPVHVVVGEPIDVKKVENPDDDQVEKVYKQYTEALIQLFNSHKTKYGVSEDTELDFV; the protein is encoded by the exons ATGCCGTTCGGCATCACGTTCGCTCCTATCAACGTGCCACTTCGACGACGCTTGCAGACCTTGGCAGTTGTCCATTACGTAGTCATATTTCTTATGTCCATCGGGCCAGCCATCCCATGGCTACTTATAACCGCTCTGCTAGTGTTTGCTCCCATCTTGTCTCCTCTCATTATCTCCTACCTCTTCTGGATTTACGTgtgggacagacagacagcacacAGAGGTGGAAGGCGACTCTCATTCATGAGACGTCTCTCGTTGTGGACTTACTTCAGGGACTTTTTTCCAATCGATTTATTGAAGACGTCAGATCTAGACCCGAGCAATAATTATATTTTCTGCTGTCATCCTCATGGCATTTTCAGTATTGGACACTTTGCCACGTTTGGCACTGAGGGTACAGGTTTCAGTGAGAAATATCCGGGCATTACACCGCATCTTATGACTTTGGATGTGAATTTAAAGGCGCCGTTGCTGAGAGATTATATTATGGCGGCTGGAGTGTGTGCCTCTAGCAAAGAGAGCTGTTTGCACTGTTTGAATAGTGGTCCTGGCCATTCGGTGGCATTAGTTGTTGGTGGTGCAGCTGAATCGTTGGAGGCGAGGCCGGGATCGACCACTCTGGTGTTAAAGGATCGACGAGGCTTTGTGAAGATTGCTCTTATGACAGG GGCCTCTCTTGTTCCTGTATATGCTTTTGGAGAAAACAACCTTTACAAGCAAGTAGACAACCCTCCAGGATCTCTCCTGCGAAGAGTACAAGGCAGAATCAAGAAAACAATGGGTTTTGCACCACCAGTTTTCTATGGCCGTGGCATTTTCAATTATACTCTTGGACTACTACCACACAGACATCCAGTCCATGTAGTAG TTGGAGAACCCATTGATGTCAAAAAGGTTGAAAATCCTGACGACGATCAAGTTGAAAAGGTATATAAACAGTACACCGAGGCACTAATACAACTGTTTAACTCACACAAGACAAAGTATGGCGTGTCAGAAGATACCGAGCTTGATTTTGTTTGA
- the LOC134182724 gene encoding uncharacterized protein LOC134182724, which translates to MLPGESVAVWNPRQDSGGRWLSGTVVQKLGRSNYLVNVNGQARYVHVDHILHRDITNFPQDVHQEQTSNTHDSTATMIPPQAGNYSEVNAEKTISSTDSTGEYSVPTTPSHPELTETQSEQTDNMPTKKPIEKSTERENRRYPTRNNRRHPRRYREI; encoded by the coding sequence ATGTTACCTGgagaatcagtggcagtatGGAACCCAAGACAAGATAGTGGGGGACGGTGGCTCTCTGGAACAGTAGTCCAGAAACTGGGACGGAGCAACTATCTTGTAAATGTGAATGGTCAGGCTAGGTATGTTCATGTTGACCATATATTACATCGTGATATCACAAATTTTCCACAGGATGTACATCAGGAGCAAACTTCCAATACTCATGATAGTACAGCGactatgattccaccacaagctGGAAATTATTCCGAAGTGAATGCTGAGAAGACAATCTCATCAACGGACTCTACTGGGGAATACTCAGTACCAACTACTCCTAGCCACCCTGAGTTAACAGAGACACAGTCGGAACAGACTGATAACATGCCAACAAAGAAACCAATTGAGAAgtcaacagagagagaaaatcgACGATATCCCACAAGGAACAATAGAAGACACCCCAGGAGATATCGAGAGATTTAG